The Poseidonibacter lekithochrous region CCTGGAATTAATCTTTTGTAAGAGTTAGTTGATGGGTTTGTAAATGCAGCAACTGCTCTAGCGTGTTTGAAAATTCCACCTACATAATGTCTAGCCATTTCAGAAAGGTTACCGTACTCACCTTCTGTATAGAATAAGTTTCTTCCATCTTTCCAGATTGATTGGTGAACGTGCATACCATTACCGTTATCACCAAATAATGGTTTAGGCATAAATGTACAAGATTTACCATTTAAGTGTGCAACCATTTTACAAACATATTTATATTTTTGAACATTATCAGCAGCTTCGATTAATCCATCAAAAACAATACCAATTTCACCTTGAGCTTGTGCAACTTCGTGGTGTCCTAAAATAACTTCTAATCCAACTTGCTCAAGAACTTGCATCATTTCAGCTCTTAAATCTACCATTGAATCTGTTGGTTGTACTGGGAAGTAACCACCTTTAGTTCTTGGTCTATGACCCATGTTTCCTAATTCGAAATCAGTTGCATCAGACCATTCACCCTCTTCAGAATCAACTTTATAATATGACTCATTTACAGAATCAATGATTTTTACATCATCAAAAATAAAGAATTCATTTTCAGGTCCGAAATATGCAACATCACCAACACCAGACTCAGAAAGGTGTGTTAATGCTTTTTTAGCAATAGATCTTGGACATTTTTCATACATTTCACCCTTGTAAATGTCATAAACGTCACAGATCATAATAACTGTAGAATCAGCAGTAAAAGGATCTATAAAAGTAGTCCCAACATCTGGCTTTAAAATCATATCTGATTTATTAATTGGTTGCCATGCATCAACAGATGAACCATCAAAAGGCATACCAAACTCTAATTGTTCTGCAGTAACAGCACTCATCATATATGAGATATGGTGCCACATACCCTTCATATCTGTAAATCTAAAATCAACGAATTTTACTTCATTCTCTTCACAATATTTAAAAAACTCTTCAGTATTGTTAACAAATTTACCCATAGGTTTTGCTCCTTGTAATAATTAATGTAAATATTGTATCAAAAATAAAAAAGAATAAGATAAAAGAACTGTATAAAAAATATACAATAATTGAAAAATAGTATATTTTTTTATACGTTTTTTGTTTAAAAAGTAACTAGTTGTCTATCCTTAGCTTTAAAAGTAGCACATTTAGTATAACCTATCTCTTTAGCAAGAGAGGTAACCTTATCATAAGAAAATCCAATTTGATCAACACTATGAGCATCAGAAGAAAAGGTAATAGGAATATCCATTTCATATGCTAATTCAAGTAAATCTTTTGAAGGATATTGTTCAGCAATAGGTTTTCGTAAACCTGCAGAATTAATCTCTATAACCATATTTGCTTTTTTAATTGCTTTTAGTGCATCTGTTGCAATAATTTTAATATCTTTATTTGGTAAGAATTTAAATACTTTTATTAAATCTAAATGGCCAACAACATCAAAATGATTTGAGTCTGCCATTGCTTTTACAACATCAAAATAATCTATCCAGATATCATCTATATTTTGCTTTTTGTATTTACCAATAAATTCAGGATTATCAAATCCCCATGGTTCATTATCATTACTTGTTTTTATCTTTGGTTCAAGAAAATGAATAGATCCAATAAGATAATCAACTTTAGCATTTAATACTTCTTTTAACATTGGAATATTTTGCATAAAGTCAACTTCATATCCTAATAATATTTCTATATCATTTTTATATAATTCTTTTAAATATAAAACATTATTCTCATAAAACTCTTTATGTATAATATCCATTCTATATTTTGGATCATAATCCATTGGAGCATGATCTGTAAAACCATAAACATCAATACCTAAAGATATTGCTTTTTCTATATACTCTTTTACAGTACCTTCTGCATGATTACATAATATAGTATGATTGTGTAAATCGACTCTCATAATAACTACTTTTTTTTGATTTTTTATAAGTTAAAACTTGGAAATACCAAAATGATATTTCCAAATTAAAGTAAGTAAGATTAGATTAAATCTTAGTTTAGAATAC contains the following coding sequences:
- the glnA gene encoding type I glutamate--ammonia ligase yields the protein MGKFVNNTEEFFKYCEENEVKFVDFRFTDMKGMWHHISYMMSAVTAEQLEFGMPFDGSSVDAWQPINKSDMILKPDVGTTFIDPFTADSTVIMICDVYDIYKGEMYEKCPRSIAKKALTHLSESGVGDVAYFGPENEFFIFDDVKIIDSVNESYYKVDSEEGEWSDATDFELGNMGHRPRTKGGYFPVQPTDSMVDLRAEMMQVLEQVGLEVILGHHEVAQAQGEIGIVFDGLIEAADNVQKYKYVCKMVAHLNGKSCTFMPKPLFGDNGNGMHVHQSIWKDGRNLFYTEGEYGNLSEMARHYVGGIFKHARAVAAFTNPSTNSYKRLIPGFEAPSILTYSSQNRSASCRVPYGAGEKATRIEMRFPDSTACPYLAFAAMLMAGLDGIANKTEPIGPMDEDLFEMPLDEIRERNIPQMPHTLRGSLEALIRDNDFLQPVFTKDMVDTYQHYKFETQVHPDEARPTAFEFKTTYSC
- a CDS encoding histidinol-phosphatase, producing MRVDLHNHTILCNHAEGTVKEYIEKAISLGIDVYGFTDHAPMDYDPKYRMDIIHKEFYENNVLYLKELYKNDIEILLGYEVDFMQNIPMLKEVLNAKVDYLIGSIHFLEPKIKTSNDNEPWGFDNPEFIGKYKKQNIDDIWIDYFDVVKAMADSNHFDVVGHLDLIKVFKFLPNKDIKIIATDALKAIKKANMVIEINSAGLRKPIAEQYPSKDLLELAYEMDIPITFSSDAHSVDQIGFSYDKVTSLAKEIGYTKCATFKAKDRQLVTF